One stretch of Methanobrevibacter sp. DNA includes these proteins:
- a CDS encoding aldo/keto reductase, translating into MNKMRLGKTNLEVNKNGFGALPIQRRNEKDSIEILKTAYENGIDFYDTARFYTDSEEKLGKAFENIRENIYIATKTGMETVEEFWNDLETSLKNLRTDYIDLYQFHNISFCPKEEDDLYKAMLEAKAQGLINHIGITTHKITIAHEALDCGLYETLQYPFSYLSGDEELKLVEKCKQLDVGFIAMKAMGGGLIKNSKASFAYINQFDNVLPIWGIQKLEELNEFLSYDSTTILSEELKLDIENDKEELGVNFCRGCGYCMPCPEGINISLCARMSLWMRRFPTEPNLDETTQETMKKTLDCIECYACVDNCPYELDIPELLKENYEDYQNVLSGKTVIE; encoded by the coding sequence ATGAATAAAATGAGGCTTGGAAAAACAAATTTAGAAGTGAATAAAAATGGATTTGGTGCTCTGCCTATTCAGAGAAGAAACGAAAAAGATTCGATTGAAATATTAAAAACCGCATATGAAAATGGCATAGATTTTTACGATACTGCACGTTTTTACACAGATAGTGAGGAAAAACTTGGAAAGGCATTTGAAAATATTCGTGAAAACATTTACATTGCAACTAAAACCGGAATGGAAACAGTTGAGGAATTCTGGAATGATTTGGAAACTTCTCTTAAAAACTTAAGGACAGATTATATTGATTTATATCAATTCCATAACATCTCTTTTTGCCCAAAAGAAGAGGATGATTTATATAAAGCCATGCTTGAAGCTAAAGCTCAAGGTTTAATTAATCATATTGGAATAACAACACATAAAATTACCATAGCTCATGAAGCACTTGATTGCGGTCTTTATGAAACATTACAATATCCTTTTTCGTATTTAAGTGGTGATGAAGAACTTAAGCTTGTTGAGAAATGTAAGCAATTGGATGTTGGTTTTATTGCGATGAAAGCAATGGGCGGAGGATTGATTAAAAATTCCAAAGCAAGTTTTGCTTATATCAATCAATTTGATAATGTATTGCCTATCTGGGGAATTCAGAAACTTGAAGAACTCAATGAGTTTTTATCATACGATTCCACTACAATTTTAAGTGAGGAATTAAAATTAGATATTGAAAATGATAAAGAAGAACTTGGAGTTAATTTCTGTAGAGGTTGCGGATATTGCATGCCCTGTCCTGAGGGAATTAACATTAGTTTATGTGCAAGAATGTCACTCTGGATGAGACGTTTTCCAACTGAACCGAATCTAGATGAAACAACACAGGAAACAATGAAAAAGACATTGGATTGTATTGAATGCTATGCATGTGTTGATAACTGCCCTTATGAACTTGATATTCCCGAACTTTTAAAAGAAAATTATGAAGATTACCAAAATGTGTTATCTGGAAAAACAGTTATTGAATAA
- a CDS encoding response regulator codes for MNERILVVEDEAITALDLKYSLEELGYEVIDTVDTGQAAIDTAAEKTPDVVLMDIKLKGDMEGIEAAEVISEWHIPIIYLTANTDTDTFEKSNVKGSYGFVSKPYDINKLDKTLKITINRAKLEAKKLNDASGFTE; via the coding sequence ATGAACGAAAGAATATTAGTAGTAGAAGATGAAGCTATTACAGCGTTGGATTTGAAATACAGTTTGGAAGAATTAGGATATGAAGTAATAGACACAGTAGATACCGGACAAGCAGCAATCGATACAGCAGCAGAAAAAACTCCAGATGTAGTTTTAATGGATATTAAGTTAAAAGGCGATATGGAAGGTATTGAAGCTGCAGAAGTAATCTCCGAATGGCACATACCAATTATTTACTTAACTGCAAACACAGACACAGACACATTCGAAAAATCTAATGTAAAAGGATCATATGGATTTGTTTCCAAACCATACGACATCAACAAACTAGATAAAACTCTTAAAATTACTATCAACAGAGCCAAACTTGAAGCTAAAAAATTAAATGACGCAAGCGGCTTTACAGAATAG
- a CDS encoding GNAT family N-acetyltransferase, whose product MRTILTNEKDDRFLKLVEELDRGYYERIGDELSKYDDYNEFKSPHVVILLLNNDNPIACASYRVCRKDSVEFKRVYVKKEYRKQGIAFKLIKQLEQDVIGKNFKNSFIVTGKQNFAAIKLYGKLNYKTIPKFGQFKDDESVICMKKEYG is encoded by the coding sequence ATGAGAACCATTTTAACTAATGAAAAGGATGACAGATTTCTGAAACTTGTAGAAGAGTTAGACAGAGGATATTATGAACGTATTGGTGATGAATTATCAAAATATGATGATTATAATGAGTTTAAAAGTCCACATGTTGTGATTTTACTCTTAAACAATGATAATCCAATAGCATGTGCCAGTTATAGAGTCTGCAGAAAAGATAGCGTTGAATTTAAAAGAGTATATGTAAAAAAAGAATATAGGAAACAGGGAATTGCATTTAAACTCATAAAACAACTAGAACAAGATGTCATAGGTAAAAATTTCAAAAATTCATTCATTGTCACAGGAAAACAAAATTTTGCTGCAATTAAATTATATGGAAAATTAAATTACAAAACAATACCTAAATTTGGTCAGTTTAAAGATGATGAAAGCGTAATCTGTATGAAAAAAGAATATGGGTGA
- a CDS encoding DUF6891 domain-containing protein produces the protein MKSESMDADLVEEIEFMIELLTKSGFFSIEEIVEILEDQFIEEEIDFSKFNISLNDFSNENFSKLENAFTKLAKEDIVAIHNCGYDIEEGVSDAFELNVHLMNNNFNPKGFCFYTFEDVEDAIFDKKLKITFADFENDENKALEIGKTVFKYLKEEDFTIVWDESVNNQIEINPFIWDKSYDCDKEYEIEGAYDVFSSR, from the coding sequence ATGAAGAGTGAATCTATGGATGCTGATTTAGTCGAAGAAATCGAATTTATGATTGAGTTGCTTACTAAATCAGGATTCTTTTCAATAGAAGAAATTGTAGAAATTTTGGAAGATCAATTTATTGAAGAGGAAATTGATTTTTCTAAGTTTAATATTTCATTGAATGATTTTTCAAATGAGAATTTCTCAAAATTAGAAAATGCATTTACAAAACTTGCCAAGGAAGATATTGTAGCTATTCATAATTGCGGTTATGATATTGAGGAAGGAGTCAGCGATGCATTTGAACTGAATGTTCATCTAATGAATAATAACTTCAATCCAAAGGGATTTTGCTTTTATACTTTTGAGGATGTTGAAGATGCGATTTTTGATAAAAAATTAAAAATCACTTTTGCAGATTTTGAAAATGATGAAAATAAAGCATTGGAAATTGGTAAAACTGTTTTTAAATATCTGAAAGAGGAAGATTTCACTATTGTTTGGGATGAAAGTGTTAACAACCAAATTGAAATTAATCCGTTCATATGGGATAAATCTTATGACTGTGATAAGGAATATGAAATTGAAGGGGCATATGATGTTTTCTCTAGTAGGTGA
- a CDS encoding glycosyltransferase, translating into MTELELIKGKPKIFTISSDEESLSLIKEFVEDYEYEFAGSAFEKEDIFKKLDKISPNLIFLDTEIENIDLVELAGDLELFNVPILLIVGMLFDETIDSLLTNNPYGFLLKPLEDGEVQRAMAVAIKKHEQNIINVKTAQAKIKEKNTELVIEKSDSSFLLILCMALIIMALLTRNATWLQWLLLIPTLAMLINSLVSIKKQAPLIPYEDDEELPFISIFIPAHNEENTIEATVRSICNSEYYKDEEYNYEVIVINDGSTDSTGEILAELKKDIPQLKIVTRHPPRSGKGKGFVLNDALTLSRGEIIGVFDADTQIKTDYLTTIVQYLHGDIDGVQSRVRMFNKDENYLARMQHIEFASFGNTLIAKDNLGSTGFLGGNGQFVKKDAIINSGRWDGFAVTEDLNLAIKIILNGGKIRYCGECSVYQEAVTEWKAFFRQRVRWAIGNFETLFVYLPQILRAKISIPKKFNIIEHISFYSFNLLIFFGFLITIANAISWFIFHDVTMIRMEAPFVVGVLSVIAFFPGIILALSRDKPGAQEFIKDIVKYYIYCFHLIPLFFMTMKTMITRKERRWAKTEHKGGKK; encoded by the coding sequence ATGACTGAATTAGAATTAATCAAAGGAAAACCTAAGATTTTTACGATTAGCTCTGATGAAGAATCATTATCTTTAATAAAGGAATTTGTTGAAGATTATGAATATGAATTTGCAGGCAGTGCATTTGAAAAGGAAGATATTTTTAAAAAATTAGATAAAATATCTCCCAACCTAATTTTTTTAGATACTGAAATAGAAAACATTGATTTAGTTGAGCTTGCAGGAGATTTGGAACTTTTTAATGTACCTATACTCCTCATTGTCGGAATGTTATTTGACGAAACTATCGATTCACTATTAACAAATAACCCTTATGGATTTCTGCTCAAGCCATTGGAAGATGGAGAAGTACAAAGAGCAATGGCTGTTGCTATTAAAAAGCATGAACAGAATATCATCAATGTTAAAACTGCCCAAGCAAAAATTAAAGAAAAAAATACAGAATTGGTAATCGAAAAATCAGATTCAAGTTTTCTTTTAATATTATGTATGGCATTAATTATAATGGCATTGCTTACTAGAAATGCAACATGGTTACAATGGTTGCTTTTAATCCCTACCTTAGCTATGCTTATCAATTCTCTAGTAAGTATCAAAAAACAAGCCCCACTAATCCCATATGAAGACGATGAAGAATTGCCATTCATTAGTATTTTTATTCCAGCTCACAACGAAGAAAACACCATTGAAGCAACTGTAAGAAGTATCTGCAACTCTGAATATTATAAAGATGAAGAATATAACTATGAAGTAATCGTAATTAACGACGGGTCAACTGACAGCACCGGTGAGATATTAGCTGAATTGAAAAAAGATATTCCTCAGCTTAAGATTGTTACAAGACACCCCCCAAGATCAGGAAAAGGTAAGGGATTCGTTTTAAATGATGCTTTAACATTATCCAGGGGAGAAATCATTGGTGTTTTTGATGCAGACACACAAATTAAAACTGATTATCTGACTACAATTGTCCAATATCTTCACGGAGACATTGATGGTGTGCAATCAAGAGTTAGAATGTTTAATAAAGATGAGAATTACTTAGCTCGTATGCAACACATCGAATTTGCGAGTTTTGGAAATACACTGATTGCAAAAGACAACCTCGGAAGTACAGGATTTTTAGGAGGAAACGGACAATTCGTAAAAAAAGATGCAATCATCAACAGTGGCCGATGGGACGGATTTGCAGTAACTGAAGATTTGAATTTAGCTATAAAAATTATCCTGAATGGTGGAAAAATACGTTATTGCGGCGAATGTTCAGTATATCAAGAAGCAGTTACAGAATGGAAAGCATTTTTCAGGCAAAGAGTAAGATGGGCAATAGGAAACTTTGAAACATTATTTGTTTATCTGCCTCAGATTTTAAGAGCAAAAATATCCATTCCGAAAAAATTCAATATCATCGAACACATTTCATTTTACAGTTTTAACCTGTTGATTTTCTTTGGATTTTTAATAACCATTGCAAATGCAATTTCCTGGTTTATATTCCATGATGTGACCATGATTAGAATGGAAGCACCATTTGTTGTAGGTGTTTTATCGGTTATTGCATTTTTCCCAGGAATTATTCTGGCTCTTTCAAGAGACAAACCTGGTGCTCAGGAATTCATAAAAGACATTGTTAAATATTATATTTATTGTTTCCATTTAATTCCATTGTTTTTTATGACAATGAAAACAATGATTACTAGAAAAGAACGTAGATGGGCTAAAACAGAACATAAAGGAGGTAAGAAATGA
- a CDS encoding class I SAM-dependent methyltransferase — protein sequence MKQCIENPNDVDWVKFWQEKLANKNDKDWDKAAAGFFKRTRKDDYQVALFDKLILNEDDTVLDVGCGEGSVTIPIANRVKKVIGLDSSPKMLEFLEKRASENNIDNIETVLKPIEEISHEEIGDVDVVVCSRSLNGIIPIDKVLSELNEIANKYVFITIFGPENKKIEKDFDKELGIKTEDFPDYNYFFNILFNMGIYANVERFDLNNYREYDSIEEAMDNGKFRLDLYSDEEKEMLRNYLERILTYENGKYFNVKDKADWIMVWWKK from the coding sequence ATGAAGCAATGTATTGAAAACCCTAATGATGTTGACTGGGTGAAATTTTGGCAAGAGAAATTAGCAAATAAAAATGATAAAGATTGGGACAAGGCAGCCGCCGGATTTTTTAAAAGAACTCGTAAGGATGACTATCAAGTAGCCTTATTTGATAAACTGATTTTAAATGAAGATGATACTGTTTTAGATGTTGGTTGCGGTGAAGGCTCTGTGACAATCCCCATTGCAAATAGAGTTAAAAAAGTTATTGGACTTGATTCTTCACCCAAAATGTTAGAATTTCTAGAAAAAAGAGCTTCTGAAAACAATATTGATAACATTGAAACTGTTTTGAAACCTATTGAGGAAATTAGTCATGAGGAAATTGGTGATGTTGATGTTGTTGTCTGTTCAAGATCACTGAACGGTATTATTCCAATTGATAAAGTATTATCCGAATTAAACGAGATTGCCAACAAATATGTGTTCATAACCATTTTCGGACCTGAAAACAAAAAAATCGAAAAAGACTTTGATAAGGAACTTGGAATAAAAACAGAGGATTTTCCGGACTACAATTACTTCTTCAATATACTATTTAACATGGGAATTTACGCCAATGTTGAACGCTTTGATTTGAACAATTACAGAGAATATGACAGCATTGAAGAGGCAATGGACAATGGCAAATTCCGTCTTGACTTATATTCAGATGAAGAAAAAGAGATGTTAAGAAATTATTTAGAAAGAATATTAACATATGAAAACGGCAAATACTTTAATGTTAAGGATAAAGCCGATTGGATAATGGTTTGGTGGAAAAAATAG
- a CDS encoding glutamate--tRNA ligase: MNDLEEIIYKHALLNAAKHKGSANPGAVMGSIMSNEPELRSRAKEIGPMSGKIVAQVNALSPEEQASEMEKLGVEVETKKPKVKEVGLQELPGTHENIILRFAPNPSGPLHIGHSRAAVPNAEYVKRHNGKLILRIEDTDPKRVFEPAYEMIPEDLKWLGVNPDEIVYQSDRFEIYYDYARQLIEKGAAYMCTCDGAAFKELKDNCKPCPCRDNSVEENLELWEKFDTMEAGEAVLRVKTDINHKNPAIRDWVAMRLVDETHPRLGNKYRIYPMMNFSVSVDDHLMGMTHVLRGKDHLANSEKQKYLYEHMGWDVPEYIHYGRLKMEDIALSTSKAKEGIENGTYSGWDDPRLGTLRAIARRGIQAKTIYDLIIEIGVKMADSAISWKKIYGQNRNFLEPIANRYFFCENPQLIEVEGYSDGKVNIERPLHADHEDRGNRILPFDGKAYLAESDINDGIFRLMDAVNVDIDGESITYHSTSFEDARQVKARIIQWVPVEDNVNVKIVMDDASVKTGLGEGALNDLKVGDIVQFERVGFARLDEITDDELIFYFAHK; this comes from the coding sequence ATGAATGATTTAGAAGAAATTATCTATAAGCATGCTTTACTCAATGCAGCTAAGCATAAAGGATCTGCAAATCCTGGGGCTGTTATGGGGTCAATCATGTCAAACGAACCTGAACTTAGAAGCAGAGCAAAAGAAATTGGTCCGATGTCCGGTAAAATCGTAGCACAAGTAAATGCTTTATCTCCAGAAGAGCAAGCTAGTGAAATGGAAAAATTAGGCGTTGAAGTTGAAACTAAAAAGCCTAAAGTTAAAGAAGTGGGACTTCAAGAACTTCCGGGAACACATGAAAACATTATTTTGAGATTTGCTCCAAACCCAAGCGGACCCTTGCATATCGGACACTCTCGTGCAGCGGTTCCAAATGCCGAATATGTAAAAAGACATAACGGTAAACTAATTTTAAGAATTGAAGACACTGACCCAAAAAGAGTATTTGAACCTGCTTATGAAATGATTCCTGAAGACTTAAAATGGTTAGGGGTCAATCCTGATGAAATCGTTTATCAGTCAGACAGATTTGAAATTTATTATGATTATGCACGTCAATTAATCGAAAAAGGTGCAGCTTATATGTGTACCTGTGATGGCGCTGCATTTAAAGAACTCAAAGATAACTGCAAACCTTGTCCGTGCCGTGATAATAGTGTTGAAGAAAACCTTGAATTATGGGAGAAATTTGATACTATGGAAGCGGGTGAAGCAGTACTTAGAGTAAAAACAGATATTAACCATAAAAATCCTGCAATTCGTGATTGGGTTGCAATGAGGCTGGTCGATGAAACCCATCCAAGATTGGGAAATAAATATAGAATTTACCCAATGATGAACTTCTCTGTTTCAGTAGATGACCATTTAATGGGAATGACTCATGTTTTGAGAGGAAAGGACCATTTGGCAAATTCCGAAAAACAAAAATACTTATATGAACATATGGGATGGGATGTACCGGAATATATTCATTACGGCAGATTGAAAATGGAAGATATTGCACTCAGTACCTCAAAAGCAAAAGAGGGTATTGAAAACGGCACTTATAGTGGATGGGATGATCCTAGACTTGGAACTCTAAGAGCTATTGCAAGAAGAGGAATTCAGGCTAAAACCATTTATGATTTAATCATTGAAATTGGTGTTAAAATGGCGGATTCTGCAATCAGCTGGAAGAAAATTTACGGTCAAAACCGTAACTTTTTAGAGCCAATTGCAAACAGGTATTTCTTCTGTGAAAATCCTCAATTAATCGAAGTTGAAGGTTACAGTGATGGTAAAGTGAATATTGAAAGGCCATTGCATGCAGACCATGAGGATAGGGGTAACAGAATCCTTCCATTTGACGGTAAAGCTTATCTTGCTGAATCTGACATAAATGATGGAATATTCAGATTAATGGATGCAGTTAATGTTGATATTGATGGTGAAAGTATAACATATCATTCAACTTCTTTTGAAGATGCAAGACAGGTTAAAGCAAGAATCATTCAATGGGTTCCAGTTGAAGATAATGTTAATGTTAAAATCGTCATGGATGATGCATCAGTTAAAACAGGACTTGGTGAAGGTGCCCTTAATGATTTAAAAGTTGGGGATATAGTTCAGTTTGAAAGAGTCGGTTTTGCACGTCTTGATGAAATAACTGATGATGAACTGATATTTTACTTTGCACACAAGTAG
- a CDS encoding DUF6882 domain-containing protein translates to MKKIEKPITIEQDDSFKVILSKYGALALDKQENLSELIGETIGELDIEKGVITFGDITFPVQILGFYMQDAKQWSWAWDNEDIFGENLITSACEIKGIGDEFDINEFKSPVLNADFDDCHTLAMTSTAILGMDAYYAVSEEGLDIFVLIKSDLIKENNSVEKFRNTYYTFQKNFNIYPKIAFEAYTKLKGYIYKPHDEFSLAKIGEARVMAGFTERGNVTRILMFGEDEE, encoded by the coding sequence TTGAAAAAAATAGAAAAACCAATAACTATCGAACAAGATGATTCCTTTAAAGTAATCTTATCAAAATATGGTGCATTAGCACTGGATAAGCAAGAAAATTTATCTGAATTAATTGGTGAAACTATTGGTGAGTTAGATATTGAAAAAGGTGTAATAACCTTTGGAGATATCACTTTTCCTGTTCAAATCTTAGGATTTTACATGCAAGATGCAAAACAGTGGTCTTGGGCATGGGATAATGAAGATATATTTGGTGAAAACTTAATAACTTCTGCCTGTGAAATTAAAGGCATTGGGGATGAATTCGATATTAATGAATTCAAAAGTCCTGTTTTAAATGCTGATTTTGATGATTGTCACACATTAGCAATGACTTCCACTGCAATTTTAGGAATGGATGCATATTATGCAGTTTCTGAGGAAGGTTTGGACATATTTGTATTGATTAAATCCGATTTAATCAAAGAAAATAATTCTGTTGAAAAATTCAGAAACACATATTACACTTTCCAGAAAAATTTCAATATTTATCCGAAAATTGCTTTTGAAGCATATACAAAACTTAAAGGATATATTTACAAGCCTCATGATGAATTTTCACTTGCTAAAATTGGAGAAGCACGTGTGATGGCAGGTTTTACTGAAAGAGGAAATGTAACTCGTATATTGATGTTTGGTGAAGATGAAGAGTGA